A window from Mauremys reevesii isolate NIE-2019 linkage group 9, ASM1616193v1, whole genome shotgun sequence encodes these proteins:
- the LOC120372003 gene encoding motilin receptor-like isoform X2, giving the protein MQNWDDIRIQTSSVLCLTLLYGLICGKLWRTRHKLRGPQAASREKYHKQTVKMLAVVVLAFVLCWLPFHIGRILFAQTTTILYDITQYFNLIAMLLFYLGASINPILYNVMSQKYRKATSKILNYSQVWQSRNLTRSERTSLEESQKCRSGRDLERASKSSP; this is encoded by the exons TGCTTTGCCTGACTCTGCTCTATGGACTCATCTGTGGAAAGCTTTGGCGAACCAGGCACAAGCTGAGAGGACCTCAGGCCGCAAGCAGAGAAAAGTACCACAAGCAAACTGTCAAAATGCTAG CTGTAGTAGTCCTGGCCTTTGTGCTGTGTTGGCTACCATTCCACATTGGCCGAATCCTCTTTGCCCAGACCACAACCATCCTGTATGACATCACTCAGTACTTCAATCTCATCGCCATGCTTCTCTTTTACCTTGGAGCATCTATAAACCCAATACTTTACAATGTCATGTCACAAAAATACAGAAAAGCAACGAGCAAAATCCTGAACTACAGTCAAGTCTGGCAATCCAGAAATTTGACAAGGAGCGAAAGAACTTCTCTTGAAG aatcacagaaatgtaggtctggaagagacctcgagagagCCTCTAAGTCCAGCCCCTGA